One segment of Rubripirellula amarantea DNA contains the following:
- a CDS encoding DUF4430 domain-containing protein, translating to MRNLLFFCLLPLAWGCGSQTAERSATAPTVVSGSVIIEVITDGKTQKVVVEDVLEGTTLEAVMRNVEEIEIDISGSGTTAFVNQIGDVATGSTEGWTYKVDGKHVNVGIGSFELTPPTTVSWSYGEYSP from the coding sequence ATGCGAAATCTCCTGTTTTTCTGTCTTCTTCCGCTCGCATGGGGCTGCGGTTCCCAGACTGCCGAACGTTCGGCAACCGCTCCTACGGTTGTCTCCGGCTCGGTCATTATCGAAGTCATTACGGATGGCAAGACTCAAAAAGTGGTCGTTGAGGATGTCTTGGAAGGCACAACTTTGGAAGCAGTGATGCGAAACGTCGAGGAAATCGAAATCGACATTTCAGGCAGCGGTACGACGGCCTTTGTGAATCAGATTGGCGACGTGGCGACCGGCAGCACCGAGGGTTGGACGTACAAAGTTGACGGAAAGCATGTGAACGTCGGAATCGGCAGTTTCGAGTTGACGCCTCCCACAACCGTGTCTTGGTCGTACGGTGAGTATTCACCCTAG
- the ykgO gene encoding type B 50S ribosomal protein L36, whose protein sequence is MKVVSSIGALKYRHPDCQVVKRRGRIYVICKSNPKFKVRQGNAKTKKTRR, encoded by the coding sequence ATGAAAGTTGTCAGCAGCATCGGCGCCCTGAAATATCGCCACCCAGATTGCCAAGTGGTCAAGCGCCGCGGCCGAATCTACGTGATTTGCAAGAGCAACCCAAAGTTTAAGGTTCGTCAGGGCAATGCCAAGACGAAGAAAACGCGTCGCTAG
- the larC gene encoding nickel pincer cofactor biosynthesis protein LarC, which produces MPKIAYFDCLSGISGDMTLGALVDAGAEIAAIEAAVRSMGLPELTITCTEVKKHGFRAIKVDIGHPPEHAHRHLHHITDMIDGATEIEPEAKELAKKIFHQVAVAEAKVHGSTLQKVHFHEVGAIDSIADIVGAAVAMTSMGIEIVEASPVPTGTGSITIAHGKVSIPAPATAEILKGVPIAASSVECELTTPTGAAILKACARRFGPLPSMTMHSIGFGAGTKDLESQANVLRVIVGEVAASERSASNSIQRDEIMLLETNIDDCTAEQIADAAERLMDAGALDVIQTPCQMKKGRSGVSLSVIANIDQAASLEAIMFESTSTIGIRRQVIPRHKLSRTDQVVATAFGEVSGKAVTLPSGQQRFKPEYDLVSQIAKRANVSLADVVSAAQTAWSDNR; this is translated from the coding sequence ATGCCTAAAATCGCCTACTTTGACTGCCTTAGCGGAATTTCTGGCGATATGACTTTGGGGGCTTTGGTGGATGCCGGCGCAGAGATTGCCGCGATCGAGGCCGCTGTTCGCTCGATGGGCCTGCCGGAGCTGACCATTACCTGTACAGAGGTTAAGAAGCACGGTTTCCGGGCGATCAAAGTCGACATCGGTCACCCGCCCGAACACGCTCATCGGCACCTACATCACATCACCGATATGATCGACGGCGCGACCGAGATCGAGCCCGAAGCCAAAGAATTGGCGAAGAAGATCTTTCACCAGGTCGCTGTCGCCGAAGCCAAAGTGCACGGTTCCACGCTGCAGAAGGTTCATTTTCACGAAGTTGGTGCCATCGACTCGATCGCCGACATTGTGGGTGCGGCCGTTGCCATGACTTCGATGGGAATCGAAATCGTCGAAGCTTCCCCTGTTCCAACGGGAACCGGATCGATCACGATCGCTCACGGGAAAGTCTCGATTCCCGCGCCGGCAACCGCCGAAATCTTGAAGGGCGTACCGATTGCAGCAAGTTCCGTGGAGTGCGAGTTAACTACGCCCACGGGTGCCGCCATCTTAAAAGCGTGTGCCCGAAGATTTGGCCCCCTTCCGTCAATGACAATGCACTCGATCGGTTTCGGCGCCGGGACAAAGGATCTTGAATCTCAAGCGAACGTGTTGCGAGTGATCGTTGGCGAAGTCGCCGCCTCGGAACGATCCGCATCAAATAGCATCCAGCGCGATGAAATCATGTTGCTGGAAACCAACATCGATGATTGCACCGCCGAACAGATCGCTGACGCCGCAGAGCGATTGATGGATGCTGGTGCACTCGATGTCATTCAAACGCCTTGCCAAATGAAGAAAGGACGCAGCGGTGTGAGCTTGTCCGTGATTGCCAACATCGATCAAGCCGCATCGCTCGAAGCGATCATGTTCGAATCGACTTCGACGATCGGTATCCGACGCCAAGTGATTCCTCGACACAAGTTGTCACGAACTGACCAAGTCGTCGCGACTGCTTTCGGCGAAGTGTCAGGCAAAGCCGTGACGCTGCCGAGCGGGCAACAACGGTTTAAGCCGGAATATGATTTGGTCAGTCAAATTGCGAAACGTGCTAACGTTTCTCTTGCCGACGTCGTCAGTGCCGCCCAAACGGCCTGGTCCGACAATCGTTGA
- a CDS encoding sulfatase-like hydrolase/transferase: MIYSQWATLAVVALSVTSIAFADEPRPTKPNIVLLLTDDLGWQDVKCYDIDEPSPMETPNIDSMADRGIKFWQAYSPAPTCAPSRCAIMSGNHPARAQKTHVVGGSPPTPYNKNVHRMMEPWYSGRMPENEMTLARALQQNGYVTGHCGKWHMAIDHHAFPQPEDQGFDWTRHNLGTTAKMKPHRLTGFATEDANDPYRLDENGFAYHQNSEDALTFVRDHSAQPFFLYYATWLVHAPIQTRSEARLLKYCKKLGVELPETPSEWNGDGQTNPFYCAMVEELDYHVGRVVDLLDQTDDPRWPGHKLSENTYVIFTSDNGAMERHPGEIITDNYPLDRGKISAMEGGTRVPLIVFGPEIAKGVESDVMINGLDFYPTILSLTGTPVPNNKSFDGYDLADLLLINPRDPALVREPDGEVRDTMVWHFPNSIALESTIRIGDYKLVRNYDHLNNPTAPAELELYQLYRTEDGKQHRVDIEEANNLASSLPQKAQQMNNRLSEILTEMKASYPYFNPNVRTPLPHKEQVCTVDAHHQRDDQVEFSYTERGAVVTKANLIYTLNGGEKSEEWFRTPAKLVSSSKVTATLPQGTTHYFINLIDENNFLRSYPEVVDKTTHQKSNVPYSATALVNVNVTTKTKSKVNRSMEGQSKRQIAFVRWDTNRDQRLSFDEYKAGLLGQANLERRFKTFDKNNDGHLDHDEFK, translated from the coding sequence ATGATCTATAGCCAATGGGCGACTCTTGCAGTTGTGGCACTAAGCGTAACGAGCATTGCGTTTGCAGATGAACCACGACCGACGAAACCCAATATCGTCTTGCTGCTGACCGACGATTTGGGATGGCAGGACGTGAAGTGCTATGACATTGACGAGCCTTCGCCCATGGAGACGCCGAACATCGACTCCATGGCGGATCGTGGTATCAAGTTTTGGCAGGCCTACTCGCCCGCTCCAACTTGCGCGCCATCGCGATGTGCGATCATGAGCGGCAACCATCCCGCACGGGCGCAGAAGACTCACGTCGTTGGTGGGTCTCCTCCGACGCCATACAACAAAAACGTTCATCGGATGATGGAACCTTGGTACAGCGGGCGGATGCCCGAGAACGAGATGACGTTGGCCCGTGCGCTTCAGCAAAACGGTTACGTGACGGGACACTGCGGAAAATGGCACATGGCAATTGACCATCACGCATTTCCTCAACCTGAAGATCAAGGCTTTGATTGGACACGCCACAATCTTGGTACGACAGCGAAAATGAAGCCGCACCGATTGACGGGCTTTGCAACCGAAGACGCCAACGATCCGTATCGCCTCGACGAGAATGGTTTCGCTTACCATCAAAACAGCGAAGACGCTCTCACATTCGTTCGCGACCATTCAGCCCAACCGTTTTTTCTTTACTACGCGACTTGGCTGGTGCATGCTCCCATTCAAACTCGAAGCGAAGCACGCTTGTTGAAGTACTGTAAGAAACTGGGCGTTGAGCTGCCCGAGACCCCGAGTGAGTGGAATGGCGACGGACAAACGAATCCGTTTTACTGCGCGATGGTCGAAGAGTTGGACTACCACGTGGGGCGAGTGGTGGACTTGCTCGATCAAACCGACGACCCTAGGTGGCCTGGACACAAACTTAGTGAAAACACGTACGTGATCTTCACTTCCGACAACGGAGCAATGGAGCGTCATCCTGGCGAAATCATTACCGACAACTATCCGCTCGACCGCGGAAAAATATCGGCAATGGAAGGCGGTACCCGCGTTCCGTTGATCGTGTTCGGCCCTGAGATAGCCAAGGGTGTCGAGTCAGACGTGATGATCAATGGACTCGATTTCTATCCCACGATCCTTTCGCTCACGGGGACTCCCGTACCGAACAACAAATCGTTTGACGGATACGACTTGGCGGATTTGCTTCTGATCAATCCTCGCGACCCAGCGCTTGTTCGTGAACCCGATGGCGAAGTTCGCGACACAATGGTCTGGCATTTCCCCAACAGCATTGCGTTGGAAAGCACAATTCGAATCGGCGACTACAAACTGGTCCGAAACTACGACCATCTCAACAATCCGACCGCCCCCGCCGAGCTGGAGCTATACCAACTCTACCGTACCGAAGATGGAAAACAGCATCGCGTCGACATCGAAGAGGCTAACAATCTGGCATCGTCGCTACCGCAAAAAGCCCAACAAATGAACAACCGGCTCAGCGAAATACTGACTGAAATGAAGGCTAGCTATCCGTACTTCAACCCTAACGTTCGCACTCCGCTGCCTCACAAAGAACAGGTATGCACCGTCGACGCTCACCACCAAAGAGACGACCAAGTTGAGTTTAGCTACACCGAACGGGGCGCCGTCGTGACCAAAGCAAATCTGATCTACACGCTCAATGGTGGCGAGAAGTCGGAAGAGTGGTTTCGCACGCCTGCGAAGTTAGTTTCGAGCTCGAAAGTGACGGCGACCTTGCCGCAAGGAACGACGCACTACTTCATCAACCTGATAGACGAAAACAACTTTCTGCGAAGCTACCCCGAAGTGGTTGATAAGACGACGCATCAGAAAAGTAACGTTCCCTATTCGGCAACGGCACTCGTTAACGTCAATGTAACCACTAAGACGAAGTCTAAGGTCAACCGATCCATGGAAGGTCAATCGAAGCGTCAAATCGCGTTCGTCCGCTGGGACACCAACCGGGACCAGCGGTTATCGTTTGATGAATACAAGGCTGGACTACTAGGGCAAGCCAACCTGGAACGCCGCTTCAAAACATTTGACAAGAACAACGACGGCCATTTGGACCACGACGAGTTCAAGTGA
- a CDS encoding LamG domain-containing protein — MRMSTQIAASILIGLLWFSNSVANDPLLMMPHPQDRTSMWWADGFPSHSPHAKWQRCIQTGYYGFVLDTQSLAVPHFGSLHSPTDEVKAGTTLQRLPPAQLTLRVEVDGKSYRCTQGGAWSRFGGPRLIESGQFLQRADITDLVFVSDHGEPLNVEARFETVAWPDRLGLVLAARPGRQPIKAGDHSFGRVGGGFGLDGTNHFEVAHPVELDSEKFTLELWAFVPKDFRASEKTFPWLVCKGANEATEGNFGIVIVNGVPQARLNTGRGSENTIQTDATGGHELQFNAWNHLAISYDRQTLRLYLNGKLAGQTTVGRPRVPNGNPITFGRRQDNFGDGYHFRGVIDEVNFYNRALNEAEIQKRFDHPAVSNSETSNSETSHPSIEPTRQWCFRDNGTAAMNPPRERWKIAALEVELQSPAGVLNEKRELPADLPDDDWKQVSLAIAPAQSTRASMQTDLEVRATEQPSDHPLLATYDSTLGCHRISLDGIDPILPQADHHDPSLQHNNAMERVRLFLSNSADTDQVARLMFEKTSTGFRHRFGAAITGISAIIRDRNGEPTGIPIQLSKNWHIDPGLNNTSAGVYSGQWLHAITQVRLPAKTNVELELSIVYGHWGGVAAASHSQLSLIGWGSNQLWHQSALGSWGESICYEPDQVQANCTITDVRPVMVRSMNGKKWTWTSNVGGGDFFRFFGADKNRVPHSEVKSTHHRSGPCLTEVTYDGRIGDTIKHSVTVSLARTDDLVRGVYRLRMDVKKATPFTRLAIFQVGADTYNSTHERKFAIGDQSGVLEEWNTQGGGDVYRGQPIQCTGQTAWASLHQASQPAPKQGDGAWANRGIVIRSWKAQLGGKTALPWMAEHGVSRHGQDSSTLDIVPPPNTTQLEPGDFIEATIEHIVMPQFADDYYGPNESLRSALAIDSNTWKMIHREAIGNDRHVQLETGKLVRVYPDVCIVAENDNAEFTLAGGLGYVPITLTGLASPRGHHLSVNGKPLDQNVHGNDFWQTDYDPSTKTWSRTYNVRSSDTQPQTIEFHP; from the coding sequence ATGAGAATGTCAACGCAGATCGCCGCGTCGATCCTGATCGGGCTATTGTGGTTTTCGAACTCAGTGGCGAATGATCCGCTGCTGATGATGCCGCATCCGCAGGACCGCACGTCGATGTGGTGGGCGGATGGGTTCCCCTCTCATTCACCGCATGCGAAATGGCAGCGGTGTATCCAGACGGGATACTACGGATTCGTTCTCGACACTCAATCGCTTGCCGTTCCGCATTTTGGTTCACTGCATAGCCCAACCGACGAAGTCAAAGCGGGAACCACACTCCAACGACTTCCTCCGGCGCAGTTAACTCTTCGCGTTGAAGTCGACGGAAAATCTTACCGATGCACTCAAGGAGGAGCTTGGTCGCGTTTTGGCGGCCCTCGCTTAATCGAGTCAGGTCAGTTCTTACAGCGAGCCGACATCACGGACCTTGTCTTTGTTTCCGATCACGGCGAACCATTGAATGTCGAAGCAAGATTTGAAACGGTTGCTTGGCCGGATCGTTTGGGTCTGGTTTTGGCAGCACGTCCGGGTCGACAACCCATCAAAGCCGGCGACCACAGCTTCGGCCGAGTTGGTGGCGGATTTGGGCTCGATGGGACCAATCATTTCGAAGTTGCCCACCCGGTTGAATTGGATTCCGAAAAGTTCACCCTAGAACTGTGGGCGTTCGTCCCCAAGGACTTTCGCGCCAGCGAGAAAACGTTTCCTTGGTTGGTGTGCAAAGGCGCTAACGAAGCAACCGAAGGAAACTTCGGGATTGTGATCGTCAACGGAGTTCCCCAGGCACGTCTTAACACGGGGCGCGGAAGCGAGAATACGATTCAAACCGACGCCACCGGCGGGCATGAATTGCAGTTCAACGCATGGAATCATTTGGCAATCAGCTACGACCGACAAACTCTGCGGCTCTACCTAAACGGAAAACTGGCGGGACAAACGACCGTTGGGCGACCTCGCGTTCCCAATGGCAACCCGATCACGTTCGGCCGTCGGCAGGACAATTTTGGAGACGGCTACCACTTTCGCGGTGTGATCGACGAAGTGAATTTTTACAACCGAGCGCTAAACGAAGCTGAAATCCAAAAGCGTTTCGATCATCCCGCGGTTTCCAACTCTGAAACTTCCAACTCTGAAACTTCCCACCCATCGATTGAGCCGACTCGTCAATGGTGCTTTCGTGACAACGGAACCGCCGCGATGAACCCTCCACGAGAGCGATGGAAAATCGCTGCCTTGGAAGTTGAGCTTCAATCGCCTGCGGGCGTGCTAAACGAGAAACGAGAACTGCCCGCCGATTTGCCTGACGATGACTGGAAGCAAGTTAGCTTAGCGATCGCCCCCGCGCAATCGACACGTGCATCCATGCAAACCGATCTGGAGGTTCGTGCCACTGAGCAACCAAGCGATCATCCACTTTTGGCAACCTATGACTCGACGCTCGGGTGTCACCGAATCAGTCTCGACGGTATCGACCCGATCTTGCCGCAAGCCGATCACCACGACCCTTCGCTGCAGCACAACAACGCGATGGAACGCGTTCGTCTGTTTTTATCCAACTCAGCCGACACTGACCAAGTCGCAAGGTTAATGTTCGAGAAAACATCAACTGGGTTTCGGCACCGCTTCGGGGCAGCCATCACGGGAATCTCGGCGATCATAAGGGACCGCAATGGCGAACCTACGGGCATCCCCATTCAACTAAGCAAGAATTGGCACATTGATCCAGGATTAAACAACACCAGCGCCGGGGTTTACAGCGGCCAATGGCTGCACGCGATCACTCAGGTACGCTTGCCGGCGAAAACCAACGTCGAGTTGGAACTATCCATTGTTTATGGACACTGGGGCGGTGTCGCGGCAGCTTCTCATTCGCAACTCTCTTTGATTGGCTGGGGCAGTAACCAATTGTGGCACCAGAGTGCTTTGGGTTCATGGGGCGAAAGCATCTGCTACGAACCCGATCAGGTGCAGGCCAACTGCACGATTACTGACGTGCGTCCGGTGATGGTTCGTTCGATGAACGGTAAGAAGTGGACTTGGACAAGCAATGTTGGTGGCGGTGATTTCTTTCGTTTCTTCGGTGCCGATAAGAATCGAGTCCCGCACAGCGAGGTGAAGTCGACACACCACCGCAGTGGTCCTTGCTTAACCGAGGTCACCTATGACGGACGAATCGGCGACACCATCAAGCATTCGGTCACCGTTAGCCTTGCAAGAACGGATGATCTCGTGCGAGGAGTTTATCGGCTGCGAATGGACGTCAAAAAGGCGACTCCGTTTACTCGCTTAGCCATCTTCCAAGTCGGTGCCGACACGTACAACTCGACTCACGAACGAAAATTTGCGATCGGCGATCAGTCAGGTGTGCTTGAAGAGTGGAACACTCAAGGTGGCGGCGATGTGTATCGTGGGCAACCAATCCAATGCACCGGACAAACCGCTTGGGCGTCGCTGCATCAGGCAAGTCAACCGGCACCAAAACAGGGTGACGGAGCCTGGGCAAATCGAGGGATTGTGATTCGTTCTTGGAAAGCCCAACTCGGCGGAAAAACCGCATTGCCTTGGATGGCCGAACATGGGGTTTCGCGGCATGGACAAGACTCGTCGACCCTCGATATTGTCCCTCCGCCCAACACTACTCAACTTGAGCCAGGCGATTTTATTGAAGCGACGATTGAACACATCGTGATGCCGCAGTTTGCTGACGACTACTACGGTCCCAACGAGTCTTTGCGATCAGCTTTGGCAATCGACTCGAACACTTGGAAAATGATTCATCGTGAAGCGATAGGCAATGATCGTCACGTTCAATTGGAAACGGGCAAACTCGTCCGCGTTTACCCCGATGTCTGCATCGTCGCGGAAAATGACAACGCTGAGTTCACCCTTGCCGGCGGGCTTGGATATGTTCCGATTACGCTAACCGGACTCGCGTCCCCTCGAGGGCATCATTTAAGCGTCAACGGCAAGCCGCTCGACCAGAATGTCCACGGAAACGACTTCTGGCAAACGGACTACGACCCGAGTACGAAAACGTGGAGTCGCACTTACAACGTTCGCTCATCGGACACCCAACCTCAAACGATTGAATTCCATCCATGA
- a CDS encoding DUF5060 domain-containing protein: MRVPALLVLLQITLLVVALPSWAGEAQRHIDDQTIAARQWDVIDIQFNQALRADEGTETEFSATFSSDDGDQLEIPGFFDGQNGFVLRFTPPKPGSWKYVTRSSSTALDKKSGEIAAEPAASGRRGSIVVNENSPRQFHYQDGEAYYPIAFEFDWLFALDAENPTDIPLTRQWIDRLAENGFNQVVMNVFAYDVNWQKDDRLPKEYDYGNPRVFPFGGDNTHPDHSKLNIEYFQRLDRVIDYLDQKGIAAHLMIYVWNKKVNWPEANSDADNRYFDYVVKRYQAFPNLIWDISKEALGYGHNDVNYISQRIERLRKLDAYRRLVTVHDYSYCRRFPNKLDFISVQLWHAELYGTMRNVVKDFPGKPILNIEHGGYEDAPYVVFPGSYVSPETCLERAYQCVFAGTYPTHYWQNAAWNVIIPDVESLAPDDRPRLDYYRHLRTLVEKYRLGELIAGDTKCNSGFCLHNDDDLFVFYVPKENISIGPRLPKDAKGRKMKGTWFDPFTGTFSEPVEQTISQWPSFRKPEGDGFSVLVVDILPDNTP, translated from the coding sequence TTGAGAGTCCCCGCATTACTAGTGCTTCTGCAAATCACGTTGTTGGTCGTCGCATTGCCAAGCTGGGCAGGCGAGGCTCAACGGCACATCGACGACCAAACCATCGCCGCACGCCAATGGGACGTGATTGACATTCAGTTCAATCAAGCTCTGCGAGCCGATGAGGGTACCGAGACTGAATTTTCGGCGACATTTTCAAGCGACGACGGGGACCAACTCGAGATCCCTGGCTTCTTTGACGGCCAGAACGGGTTCGTCTTGCGATTCACGCCCCCAAAGCCTGGATCGTGGAAATACGTCACTCGGTCGAGTTCGACCGCATTGGACAAGAAATCAGGAGAGATCGCCGCTGAGCCTGCGGCGAGTGGGCGACGCGGAAGCATTGTTGTTAACGAAAATTCGCCACGTCAGTTTCACTACCAAGATGGCGAAGCGTACTACCCGATTGCTTTCGAGTTCGATTGGTTATTCGCTCTGGATGCAGAGAACCCCACTGACATTCCCTTGACTCGTCAATGGATTGATCGTTTGGCCGAGAACGGATTCAACCAAGTGGTGATGAATGTCTTCGCCTACGACGTGAACTGGCAGAAAGACGATCGGTTGCCAAAAGAATACGACTATGGCAATCCTCGCGTATTTCCGTTTGGTGGCGACAACACCCATCCTGATCATTCGAAATTGAACATTGAATATTTCCAACGACTTGATCGGGTGATCGACTATCTCGACCAGAAAGGGATCGCTGCTCACTTGATGATCTACGTTTGGAACAAGAAAGTGAACTGGCCCGAAGCGAACTCGGATGCTGACAATCGATATTTCGACTATGTCGTCAAACGTTACCAAGCGTTTCCCAACTTGATTTGGGACATTTCCAAAGAAGCACTTGGGTACGGCCATAACGACGTGAACTACATCAGCCAACGGATTGAACGTCTCCGGAAGCTGGATGCTTACCGTCGCTTGGTCACCGTTCACGATTACAGTTACTGCAGGCGATTCCCCAACAAACTCGATTTCATTTCCGTGCAATTATGGCACGCTGAATTGTATGGCACGATGCGGAACGTCGTGAAAGACTTCCCGGGGAAACCCATATTGAACATCGAGCATGGTGGTTACGAGGACGCACCCTATGTTGTGTTTCCAGGCAGCTATGTCTCACCCGAGACCTGCTTGGAACGTGCCTATCAATGCGTTTTTGCGGGAACCTATCCCACGCATTACTGGCAAAATGCAGCTTGGAATGTGATCATACCGGATGTCGAATCTTTAGCTCCCGACGACCGGCCGCGATTGGATTACTACCGTCATCTCAGAACACTTGTGGAAAAGTATCGCCTCGGTGAATTGATCGCTGGCGATACCAAATGCAATAGCGGGTTTTGTCTGCACAACGACGATGACCTCTTTGTCTTCTACGTCCCCAAAGAGAACATCAGCATCGGGCCGCGTCTACCTAAAGATGCGAAGGGTCGAAAGATGAAAGGCACTTGGTTTGATCCATTCACTGGGACCTTTAGTGAACCGGTCGAGCAAACGATTTCGCAATGGCCTTCGTTTAGGAAGCCCGAAGGCGATGGTTTTTCGGTTCTGGTTGTCGATATTTTGCCCGACAACACCCCATGA
- a CDS encoding ThuA domain-containing protein, with translation MNPLPALNSGPNTGLNAASTLTAFLAAALFSLGFISVAQADQPKDQSLPLRVLLVAGGCCHDYSTQSQLLKEGIEARIHADVTVILSSNKSTKTTFEIYESDEWADGYDVVIHDECSADVTAKPYVDRILKAHRSGTPAVNLHCAMHSYRWGDFRSPVDPGADNAAWYEMIGVQSTAHGPKSPIDIIHSNLSHPITQGLGDWTTVDEELYNNLRVFSDTTALTKGNQMTQPNKRDLKKDPQAKARESTAVVAWTNEYGPNKTKIFSTSLGHQNETVADQRYLNLVVRGLLWTTGNLSETGVPSAHLAK, from the coding sequence ATGAACCCTCTCCCTGCACTGAACTCTGGGCCTAACACTGGGCTTAACGCTGCCTCCACGCTAACGGCATTTCTTGCTGCCGCTCTGTTCAGTCTAGGCTTCATAAGCGTCGCGCAAGCCGATCAACCAAAAGACCAGTCGTTGCCGTTACGAGTGCTCCTTGTCGCTGGCGGTTGTTGCCACGATTACTCAACTCAATCGCAATTGCTCAAAGAAGGTATCGAAGCACGCATCCATGCCGATGTTACGGTGATACTTAGCTCGAATAAGTCAACCAAAACGACGTTTGAAATTTATGAATCCGATGAATGGGCCGATGGTTACGACGTGGTGATTCATGATGAGTGTTCCGCCGATGTCACCGCGAAACCTTATGTCGATCGAATTTTGAAAGCTCACCGATCCGGCACACCTGCAGTCAACCTGCATTGTGCGATGCATAGTTACCGCTGGGGCGACTTCCGAAGTCCTGTTGATCCCGGTGCAGACAATGCAGCTTGGTACGAGATGATTGGTGTGCAGTCCACTGCGCATGGTCCCAAGTCACCCATTGATATTATCCACTCCAACTTGAGCCATCCGATAACCCAAGGTCTTGGAGATTGGACCACCGTTGATGAAGAACTTTACAACAACCTTCGCGTATTTTCGGACACCACCGCATTGACCAAGGGTAATCAAATGACCCAACCCAATAAACGCGATCTGAAGAAGGATCCTCAGGCGAAAGCGAGGGAATCGACCGCCGTCGTTGCATGGACCAACGAGTATGGCCCCAACAAGACTAAGATCTTCAGTACGTCTTTGGGTCATCAGAACGAAACCGTTGCCGATCAACGGTATCTCAACCTCGTCGTTCGAGGACTGCTATGGACTACTGGAAACCTATCCGAGACAGGTGTGCCCAGTGCGCATCTTGCGAAGTAA
- a CDS encoding sigma factor, with protein sequence MDRQPSTNSQPPSPEETAKTVHDDSRERGEEFVRLLMEHESSVRMFLRGLLPTWNDVDEVIQEASLVAWRKFDDFELGTAFGGWLLTIARFEAMSYRRRISRSPLVFSDEVWEVLAQESVPPDTADNYQQHLETCLQKMPTEHREVLLRVHSPGAVIRDVAVQSGRSEQAFYKVIQRLRSSLLDCVSKNMALEEEGC encoded by the coding sequence ATGGACCGCCAACCTTCGACAAATTCCCAACCTCCGTCGCCAGAGGAAACCGCCAAAACTGTTCACGACGATAGTCGTGAGCGAGGCGAGGAGTTCGTGCGCCTGCTGATGGAACACGAATCGTCGGTGCGTATGTTTCTGCGAGGTTTATTGCCGACTTGGAATGATGTCGATGAGGTGATCCAAGAGGCCAGTTTAGTTGCGTGGCGTAAATTCGATGATTTTGAGCTCGGGACAGCATTCGGTGGCTGGTTGCTGACCATCGCGAGGTTTGAGGCGATGTCCTATCGCCGTCGGATCTCACGCTCGCCGTTAGTGTTCTCGGACGAAGTCTGGGAAGTTCTCGCTCAGGAGTCAGTGCCACCAGATACCGCCGATAATTATCAACAGCATTTAGAAACTTGTTTGCAAAAAATGCCGACGGAGCACCGTGAAGTGTTGCTGCGTGTGCACTCCCCCGGCGCTGTAATTCGCGATGTGGCAGTGCAGTCTGGTCGTAGCGAGCAAGCATTCTACAAAGTGATTCAACGACTTCGTTCTTCGCTGCTCGATTGCGTATCCAAGAATATGGCATTGGAGGAAGAAGGATGTTGA